A genomic window from Nicotiana sylvestris chromosome 11, ASM39365v2, whole genome shotgun sequence includes:
- the LOC138880929 gene encoding uncharacterized protein codes for MIHHPDKNFIDPIPIKIHDHMAYCTHVEEEENRKPWFHDIKEYLTKGEYLKLAKPTQKRTLQRLSNNFFHCGGIMYRRTPDLGLLRCVNVKEASKLLKEIHAGTCGPNMDGFVLAKKILRAGYFWMTMEMDSIQYVQKCHYW; via the coding sequence atgatacatcacccagacaagaactttattgatcccattccgataaagatccatgatcataTGGCTTATTGtactcatgttgaggaagaagaaaacagaaagccttggtttcatgatatcaaggaatatttgacgaaaggagaatacctaAAACTTGCAAaacctactcagaaacgcacacttcagaggttgtccaacaatttctttcactgCGGAGGTAtcatgtataggaggactcctgatttgggattactaaggtgtgtcaacgtgaaagaagcatctaaactactaaaagaaatccatgctgggacctgcggtccaaaTATGGACGGTTTTGTCTTagctaagaagatactccgggctggttacttctggatgactatggaaatggactccatccagtatgtccaaaaatgccaCTATTggtag